GCTGGACGGCCAGCTCTGGTGCTGGGGAATGAACGAACAAGCGCAGCTCGGGGACGGCGTCTACATGAACGCCAACACGCCGCATGCGGTGCTCGGCCTGCAGTGTGAGTGCGGCGACGGCGTCTGCAGCCGTAGCGAGACCCGTGAGAGCTGCCCCGTCGACTGCCGCCAGGCAAGCTGCGGGGACGGGCAGTGCACGGGGACAGAGACCCACGCGACCTGCTCGCGTGACTGCCCGGCGCCCCCTCCAACGACGGCGCTCTCGCTGGGCGCTCAGTTCGGGTGCTCGCACCGCACGGATGGAAGCCTCTGGTGTTGGGGCAACGGGGCGATCGGCGCGGCGCGAAAGGAGCGCCTCAGCCCGGTGGCCATCACGACCTTGGGTAGCGGGGTGGTCGCGCTGGCGGAGGATGGCGTGGGGACCGGCTGCGCGATTCGCGCCGATCGTAGCTTGTGGTGCTGGGGAACCGGCCCGCGGCTCGGCGATGGCTCGTCGGGCACGCGCACGACCCCGGCCCGCGTGACGGCGCTGGGTACCCAGGTCCTGCAGGTGGCGATTAGCGACTACCATGCCTGCGCGCGTCGCAGCGATGGCACCATGTGGTGCTGGGGATCCGGCATGTATGGTGCCCTTGGCGACGGCTCGACGACCTCGAGCAGCGCGTCGCCGCTAGAGGTCACCGCCCTGGGCACGAGCGTGGCGGAAATCGGCGTCGGCATCTTTCAGAGCTGCGCGCGCCGCACGGACGGCAGCCTCTGGTGCTGGGGAACCTCAATTGGTGGCAATCTCGGTGACGGCACGACCCTCTCGCATGCGGCGCCCGCGAAGGTCACAGGACTGGGTACTGCCGTCATCGGTATCTCCTCCGGCGGCAGTCCAGCCTGTGCGCGCACGGCGGACGGTAGCCTGTGGTGTTGGGGCCCCAACCGCAACGGGAACGTCGGCGATGGCACGACGACGGAACGGTTCGTGCCGGTGCGCGTGACGACCCTCGGGACCTCCGTCGCGCAGATCGCCGAGGGCCCAGGGAGCCATAAGTGTGCGCGCCGCACGGATGGCACCCTCTGGTGCTGGGGCTGGAACGGCTATGGGCAGCTTGGCAATGGTGCGACCGACTTCTTGTGGGGTAACGGCTACCAGCAGCTCCGGCCCGTGCAGGTGACCAACCTCGGCACCTCGGTGGTCGATGTCGCGGTGGGGAACACGCACACCTGCGCGCGCCGCAGCGACGGAAGCGTGTGGTGCTGGGGCCTGAACAATGGCAGCCAGCTCGGAACCGATGCCACGACGGAGCCCGTCTCGTCTATCCCACAGCGCGTGGCGCCCTGCGGCGACGGCATCTGCTCACTGCCCGAGCGGCAGAGCGGGGGCTGCGCCGCGGACTGCATGGCGACCTGCGGCGATTGTGTGTGTGATGGCGTGCTCGAGGACGCCGATAGCTGCCCGGCCGACTGCGTGGCGGGCAATACCTGCACGCCCGGCAGCTGCGGCGATGGTAAATGCGACGCGACCGAGAATTGCCAGCTCTGCGCCACCGACTGCGGCAGCTGCTACCCCATCTAGGCCATCTAGGCCATCTAGGCCATCTAGGCCATCTAGGCCATCTAGGCCATCTAGGCCAGCAGCCCCGCGCTCCTCTCCCCCTGGCCTCAGCAGCGGAAGCGCTGGCGTAGGTCGCGCACCGTGTCGGCCAGCGTCTCGGCCGGGTCGCGGCTGACGAAGCCGAGCTCGCGGCGGGCCTTGCTATCGTCGAGATACCAGAAGTGCTGGGCCATCTCGACGCTGGCGGCCTCGATCGGCGCCGCCTGATCGAGCTGGCGGTAGCAGGCCTCGAGCGCGCGCGCGCCCCACAGCGCCAGCCCCGCAGGCAGCCTGAGGCGCGGCGCGGCGACCTTGCTCAGCCGTTCGAGGCGACCGAAGAACTCCGCGAAGCTCCAATTGGGCCCCCCCAGCAAGTAGTGCTCGACGCCCCGCGCGTCGTCGCCGCGATGGTCCATCGCCGCGAGGAAGGCCGCGGCCGCATCGCGGACATCGACGAAGTTGAGGCCTCCGCTCGGCACCAGCGGCAGGTCGCGCTGCA
The Pseudomonadota bacterium DNA segment above includes these coding regions:
- a CDS encoding RCC1 repeat-containing protein encodes the protein MIFLSKANGMLGQGEVVPTTPVALPVLEGANQARFSGAIDVALGSEHTCVRRKDGSVWCWGYNVSGQLGDGSTMTRLSPVRVTGLDGSAVEQLVAGYGHTCARRTDGSVWCWGSNSSGELGQGDTNNRTVATRVGALGTAVVEVAAGSSRTCARLSDGTLWCWGENRYRQVGDGTSTNRLDPTQVVALGTTVQAVAIGNYGSFALRADGSLWGWGATYLGTPDGAGIDGIPAALSTLGTNVVEVGAGMMHGCARLRDNTVWCWGLNNRGQVGDRTMSTRTVPVRVTTLGTAAAELQVGGNHACARRLDGQLWCWGMNEQAQLGDGVYMNANTPHAVLGLQCECGDGVCSRSETRESCPVDCRQASCGDGQCTGTETHATCSRDCPAPPPTTALSLGAQFGCSHRTDGSLWCWGNGAIGAARKERLSPVAITTLGSGVVALAEDGVGTGCAIRADRSLWCWGTGPRLGDGSSGTRTTPARVTALGTQVLQVAISDYHACARRSDGTMWCWGSGMYGALGDGSTTSSSASPLEVTALGTSVAEIGVGIFQSCARRTDGSLWCWGTSIGGNLGDGTTLSHAAPAKVTGLGTAVIGISSGGSPACARTADGSLWCWGPNRNGNVGDGTTTERFVPVRVTTLGTSVAQIAEGPGSHKCARRTDGTLWCWGWNGYGQLGNGATDFLWGNGYQQLRPVQVTNLGTSVVDVAVGNTHTCARRSDGSVWCWGLNNGSQLGTDATTEPVSSIPQRVAPCGDGICSLPERQSGGCAADCMATCGDCVCDGVLEDADSCPADCVAGNTCTPGSCGDGKCDATENCQLCATDCGSCYPI